GTACGGACGATGAAGTGAAAGTGGAATTTTCCAAACCCGACCCCGAAGCGGGCAAAGCTGCCTTGGGAGCATTGGAACGTGCCATCGAAGAATATCGTGAAGGGCTGATTGACGTTATCGTGACAGCTCCTATCAATAAACATACCATCCATTCGGAAGAATTTTCATTCCCCGGACATACGGAATATATCGAAGAACGTTTGGGTAATGGCGACAAGTCATTGATGATTCTGATGAAGAATGATTTCCGCGTGGCTTTGGTGACGACACATATCCCCGTCAGGGAGATTGCAACTACGATTACCAAGGAACTGATTCAGGAGAAGTTGATGATCTTCCATCATTGCCTGAAACAGGATTTCGGTATCGGTGCCCCGCGCATTGCAGTGTTGTCCCTCAATCCTCACGCCGGAGACGGTGGTTTGCTGGGAATGGAAGAACAGGAAATAATTATTCCTGCGATGAAGGAAATGGAAGAAAAAGGAATCCTTTGCTACGGTCCTTATGCGGCCGACGGCTTTATGGGTTCGGGCAATTATACTCATTTCGACGGCATCCTGGCTATGTATCACGACCAGGGACTGGCTCCGTTCAAGGCATTGGCGATGGACGACGGGGTGAACTATACGGCAGGTCTGCCGGTAGTGCGCACTTCTCCTGCTCATGGCACTGCTTATGACATTGCAGGTCAGGGAGTGGCAAGTGAAGATTCTTTCCGTCAGGCAATCTATGTTGCTATTGATGTATTCCGTAATCGTCAGCGGGAGAAAGTAGCCCGTGCGAATCCATTACGGAAACAATATTACGAGAAACGGGACGATAGTGACAAACTAAAACTGGATACAGTAGACGAGGATTAAAAGAGTGATGACAAGAGCGGAGATACAACAAGTGAAACAACGTTTCGGTATTATTGGCAATACCGAAGCATTGTCACGTGCCATCGATGTTGCCATTCAGGTAGCTCCTACCGATTTGTCCGTGTTGATTACCGGAGAGAGTGGTGTCGGAAAGGAGAGTTTTCCACAGATCATTCATCAATATAGCCGGAGAAAGCACGGACAGTATATTGCTGTCAACTGCGGAGCTATCCCGGAAGGTACGATTGATTCCGAACTGTTCGGTCATGAGAAAGGCGCGTTTACCGGTGCTATCGGCGAACGGAAAGGATATTTCGGTGAAGCCGACGGCGGTACTATTTTCCTCGATGAAGTAGGGGAGTTGCCGATGCCTACCCAGGCGCGTCTGCTTCGTGTGCTGGAGAGCGGCGAATTCTTGAAAGTAGGTTCGTCAAGGGTACAAAAGACCGATGTGCGTATTGTGGCAGCTACCAATGTCAATCTTGTGCAGGCTATTTCAGAAGGGCGTTTCCGTGAGGATTTATATTATCGGTTGAACACCGTGCCCATTCAGATACCGCCTTTGCGTGAACGGGGAGAAGATGTGCTTCTGCTGTTTCGTAAGTTTGCGGCGGACTTTGCGGAGAAATACCGGATGCCGGCTATCCAGTTGACAGAGGATGCAAAGAAGGAATTACTGGCTTATTCATGGCCGGGCAACGTGCGCCAGTTGAAGAATATCACGGAGCAGATTTCGATTATCGAAACGAACAGGGAGATTAACGCTGCTATCTTGCAGACCTATCTTCCGACACAAAATATGCAACGCCTTCCGGCATTGATGGGAACGCGTGAAAGTAAAGGCTTTGAAAGCGAACGGGAAATCCTTTATTCCGTCCTGTTCGATATGCGTCAGGAAGTGGCCGAGCTGAAGAAGATGGTACACAACATGATGGCTGAACGTGCCGGACAGGTAAGTCAGGTGGGAACCGTGGTAACTACTCCGGTGGTGGCGGCTCATCAGCCTTCCGTACCTGCCATTATTCATGCCGTGCAACCAGCTCAACCGGCTGTGCGCAGGGACGATGACGATATACAGGATACGGAAGAATATGTGGAAGAACCACCACTGTCGCTGGATGAAGTAGAAAAAGAAATGATACGCAAGGCACTTGAGAGACATCACGGAAAACGGAAGAGTGCGGCAAAAGATTTGAATATATCAGAGCGTACGCTTTATAGAAAAATAAAAGAATATGATTTGGATTAAGAAGATAACACGCCCTCTGTTGCTGGTCGTTTTGCCGGTAGTGGTTATAGCGTGCACTGTTTCCTATAAGTTTAACGGTTCATCTATCAACTATGATAAGGTGAAGACGATTTCCATTGCCGACTTCCCGATTAAGTCGGAGTACGTGTATGCTCCGTTGGCGACGAAGTTCAATGAAGACCTGAAAGATATATTTATCCGTCAGACCCGCCTGCAATTGCTGAAACCGAATCAGAATGCGGACTTACAGATCGACGGAGAAATCACGGGATACAATCAGTACAACCAGGCAGTATCCGCCGATGGTTATTCTTCGGAAACGAAGTTGACCATAACAGTCAATGTACGCTTTGTCAACAACACAAATCACGCCGAAGACTTCGAACAACAATTCTCCGCTTTCCGTGTCTACGACTCCACTCAGCTGCTGACTGCCGTACAGGACGGGTTAATTGCCGAAATGTCTAAAGAGATAACCGACCAAATATTCAATGCAACCGTAGCAAACTGGTAATATAAATGACTTCTGTTAACTTTCAACAATGGATTCAGCATCCTGAAACGCTGAATAGGGACACTTTGTACGAAATGCGCAATCTTCTTGCAAGATATCCGTATTTTCAGTCGCTCCGCTTGCTGTATCTCAAAAATCTGTATATTCTCCATGATATTAATTTCGGAGGGGAACTGCGGAAAGCCGTTCTTTATATTGCCGACCGGCGGAAGTTGTTTCAACTGATTGAAGGCAGCCGTTTCGATCTTCAGTCCCGGAAAAAGGGAGTGGCGCTGACGGAAGTGCTGAAAGACGAACCATCCGTAGATCGTACACTGGCATTAATCGATGCTTTCCTGTCTACGGCTCCGGAAGAGGTGACTGCACAGACCGGATTCGACTACTCGATGGATTATACCTCTTATTTGCTTGAAGAGACTCCCGCTACGGATGAAGCAACGGATGAAACGCCCAAGCTGAAAGGCTTTGAACTGATCGACGACTTCATCGAAAAGAGCGAAAGCGACTCTCCTCTCTACATGAAACCTTTGCGGGAAGAAGCGGAAGTATCCGTTACTCCTTCCGACGAAGCAAGTGCGGAAGAAGAGGATGATGATAGCTGTTTTACAGAAACTTTGGCAAAAATCTATGTTAAACAGCAACGATATTCAAAAGCTCTTGAAATAATTAAAAAATTAAGCTTGAAATATCCAAAAAAAAATGCTTACTTTGCAGACCAAATCAGATTTTTGGAGAAATTGATTATTAACGCTAATTCAAAATAACTAAAGATGTACTTATTATTCGTTATCTTAATGGTGATTGCAGCCTTGTTGATGTGCTTCATCGTGTTGATTCAGAACTCAAAAGGGGGCGGACTTGCTTCCGGTTTTTCTTCATCTAACGCTATTATGGGCGTACGCAAAACTACAGATTTTCTGGAAAAAGCAACGTGGGGTCTGGCTATCTTCATGGTTGTAATGAGCATTGCTACCGCTTATGTTGTTCCCCGTTCGGCTGTTGCTACAGACGCAGTGTTGGAACAAGCACAGAAAGAACAACAAACTAACCCGTATAACTTACCCGCAGGTACGGCTGCGCCTCAGTCTGAAGCTCCTGCTACTAACGCACCTGCTACAGAAACTCCGGCACCGGC
The DNA window shown above is from Bacteroides faecium and carries:
- the pdxA gene encoding 4-hydroxythreonine-4-phosphate dehydrogenase PdxA → MEDSKIRIGITQGDINGVGYEVILKTFSDPTMLELCTPIIYGSPKVAAYHRKALDIQTNFSIVNTASEAGYNRLSVVNCTDDEVKVEFSKPDPEAGKAALGALERAIEEYREGLIDVIVTAPINKHTIHSEEFSFPGHTEYIEERLGNGDKSLMILMKNDFRVALVTTHIPVREIATTITKELIQEKLMIFHHCLKQDFGIGAPRIAVLSLNPHAGDGGLLGMEEQEIIIPAMKEMEEKGILCYGPYAADGFMGSGNYTHFDGILAMYHDQGLAPFKALAMDDGVNYTAGLPVVRTSPAHGTAYDIAGQGVASEDSFRQAIYVAIDVFRNRQREKVARANPLRKQYYEKRDDSDKLKLDTVDED
- a CDS encoding sigma-54 interaction domain-containing protein, encoding MTRAEIQQVKQRFGIIGNTEALSRAIDVAIQVAPTDLSVLITGESGVGKESFPQIIHQYSRRKHGQYIAVNCGAIPEGTIDSELFGHEKGAFTGAIGERKGYFGEADGGTIFLDEVGELPMPTQARLLRVLESGEFLKVGSSRVQKTDVRIVAATNVNLVQAISEGRFREDLYYRLNTVPIQIPPLRERGEDVLLLFRKFAADFAEKYRMPAIQLTEDAKKELLAYSWPGNVRQLKNITEQISIIETNREINAAILQTYLPTQNMQRLPALMGTRESKGFESEREILYSVLFDMRQEVAELKKMVHNMMAERAGQVSQVGTVVTTPVVAAHQPSVPAIIHAVQPAQPAVRRDDDDIQDTEEYVEEPPLSLDEVEKEMIRKALERHHGKRKSAAKDLNISERTLYRKIKEYDLD
- the lptE gene encoding LPS assembly lipoprotein LptE, with translation MIWIKKITRPLLLVVLPVVVIACTVSYKFNGSSINYDKVKTISIADFPIKSEYVYAPLATKFNEDLKDIFIRQTRLQLLKPNQNADLQIDGEITGYNQYNQAVSADGYSSETKLTITVNVRFVNNTNHAEDFEQQFSAFRVYDSTQLLTAVQDGLIAEMSKEITDQIFNATVANW
- a CDS encoding tetratricopeptide repeat protein; amino-acid sequence: MTSVNFQQWIQHPETLNRDTLYEMRNLLARYPYFQSLRLLYLKNLYILHDINFGGELRKAVLYIADRRKLFQLIEGSRFDLQSRKKGVALTEVLKDEPSVDRTLALIDAFLSTAPEEVTAQTGFDYSMDYTSYLLEETPATDEATDETPKLKGFELIDDFIEKSESDSPLYMKPLREEAEVSVTPSDEASAEEEDDDSCFTETLAKIYVKQQRYSKALEIIKKLSLKYPKKNAYFADQIRFLEKLIINANSK
- the secG gene encoding preprotein translocase subunit SecG; amino-acid sequence: MYLLFVILMVIAALLMCFIVLIQNSKGGGLASGFSSSNAIMGVRKTTDFLEKATWGLAIFMVVMSIATAYVVPRSAVATDAVLEQAQKEQQTNPYNLPAGTAAPQSEAPATNAPATETPAPAAETPAPAAE